The Streptomyces sp. R28 region TCGCCTCGGCGAGCCCGACCAGCGGGGCGGCGTCGCCGTCGACCGAGAAGACGGTGTCGGACACCACGACGGCCGGCCCGTCGTGCGTCTGGAGCGCCTTGCGCACGGCGTCCGGTTCGCAGTGCGCGACGACCTGTGTGGTGCCGCGCGCGAGCCGGCAGCCGTCGATCAGCGAGGCGTGGTTGCCCGCGTCCGAGACGATCAGCGAGCCGTGCGGCGCCAGCGCCGTGACCGCGGCGAGGTTGGCCGCGTAGCCGGAGGAGAAGACGAGTGCCGCCTCGAAACCGCAGAAGTCGGCCAGCTCGCGCTCCAGCTCGGCGTGCAGCTCCGTCGTGCCCGTGACGAGCCGGGAACCGGTCGCGCCGCCACCCCACGTCCGCGCGGCCCGCGCCGCGCCCTCGGTGACCTCGGGATGATGGGCCAGGCCCAGGTAGTCGTTGCTCGCGAGGTCGAGGAGCGGCGAGTCGGCGGGGCGGGGGCGCAGGGTCCGTACGAGTCCGGCGCGGCGGCGCAGCTCCGCCTGCTCGTCGATCCAGCCGAACGCCATGACTCCTCCGGGCTTTTGTAGGCAGTGCACAGACACTAGTCGCACGGCCGACCACCCACGGTGTGGCAATACCCACACATCGAAGTGACAGCGTTGTGCGAACTCTCCTTGGCTCGGAGGCCCTCCGTACGTAAGGATCAGCTCCCATGGACCTGCTGAACACGCTGGTGGACAAGGGGCTTCGGCGCGAGCTGCCGACCCGCGAGGAAGCCTTGGCCGTCCTCGCCACTTCCGACGACGACCTGCTCGATGTGGTGGCCGCGGCCGGCAAGGTACGCCGGCAGTGGTTCGGCCGACGGGTGAAACTCAACTATCTCGTCAACCTCAAGTCGGGCCTGTGCCCGGAGGACTGCTCCTACTGTTCCCAGCGGCTCGGCTCCACCGCCGGCATCCTGAAATACACCTGGCTCAAGCCGGACGAGGCGTCGCAGGCCGCGGCCGCCGGTTTGGCGGGTGGCGCCAAGCGGGTCTGTCTGGTGGCGTCCGGGCGCGGCCCGACCGACCGTGACGTGGACCGGGTCTCCGACACGATCAAGGCGATCAAGGACCAGAACGAGGGCGTCGAGGTGTGCGCCTGTCTCGGCCTGCTCTCCGACGGCCAGGCGGAGCGGCTGCGCGAGGCCGGCGCCGACGCGTACAACCACAACCTCAACACATCCGAGGCCACCTACGGTGAGATCACGAGCACGCACACCTACGCCGACCGTGTCGACACCGTGAACAAGGCGCACGCGGCCGGTCTGTCCGCCTGCTCCGGCCTGATCGCCGGCATGGGCGAGAGCGACGAGGACCTGGTCGACGTCGTCTACTCGCTGCGCGAGCTGGACCCTGACTCGGTGCCGGTCAACTTCCTGATCCCGGTCGAGGGCACCCCGCTGGCCAAGGAGTGGAACCTCACCCCGCAGCGCTGTCTGCGGATCCTGGCGATGGTCCGCTTCGTCTGCCCGGACGTCGAGGTCCGCATCGCGGGCGGCCGCGAGGTCCATCTGCGCACGATGCAGCCCCTCGCCCTGCACCTGGCCAACTCGATCTTCCTCGGCGACTACCTGACCACCGAGGGCCAGGCCGGCAAGGCCGACCTGGAGATGATCGCGGACGCCGGGTTCGAGGTGGAGGGCGCCGACCAGGTGACACTGCCGGAGCACCGGGCGACGGCCGGGGGCGGCTGCGGTGCACACGCGGACGCCGGCTGCGGTGCGCATGGGGACGCGGGCTGCGGGTCGCACGAGAGCGCCGGGTGCGGGTCGCACGACGGTGGCGGTGTGTGCGGTACGCCGGCCGCCGTGCCGGCCAACGAGCCTCGTACGGACCTGGTCGCCGTACGCCGTCGAGGCACCGGAACGGACCTCGCGCCCAATGCCTGACCTGTCCGTGCCGGAGCTGCTGGAGCTCGACCGGCGGCACGTCTGGCATCCGTACGGACCGATGCCGGGCCGTGTCGACCCACTCGTCGTGGAGTCGGCGAGCGGGGTGCGGCTGCGTCCGGCGGACGGCTCGGGCGAGTTGGTCGACGGCATGTCGTCCTGGTGGTCGGCGATCCACGGCTACAACCACCCGGTGCTCAACGAGGCCGCGCGCGAGCAGCTCGGCCGGATGAGCCACGTGATGTTCGGCGGGCTCACGCACGAGCCCGCCGTACGGCTGGCGAAGCTCCTTGTCGACATGTCACCCGACGGCCTGGAGCATGTGTTCCTCGCCGACTCCGGGTCGGTGTCGGTCGAGGTCGCGGTCAAGATGTGCCTGCAGTACTGGCGTTCGCTGGGCCGCCCCGGCAAGCAGCGGCTGCTGACCTGGCGCGGCGGCTACCACGGCGACACCTGGCAGCCGATGTCGGTGTGCGACCCCGAGGGCGGGATGCACGAGCTGTGGACCGGCGTACTCCAGCGCCAGGTGTTCGCGGACCCGCCGCCGGCGGAGTACGAGGAGTCGTACGCCGACCAGCTGCGTTCGCTGATCGAGCGGCACGCCGACGAACTGGCGGCCGTGATCGTCGAGCCGGTCGTGCAGGGCGCGGGCGGGATGCGGTTCCACTCCCCCGCCTATCTGAGGGTGCTGCGGGAGGCGTGCGACGCGCACGACGTGCTGCTGGTGTTCGACGAGATCGCGACCGGCTTCGGGCGCACGGGCGCGCTGTTCGCGGCGGAGCACGCGGCCGTGACGCCGGACGTGATGTGTGTGGGCAAGGCGCTGACCGGCGGCTACCTGACGATGGCCGCCACCCTGTGCACCTCGCGGGTGGCCGACGGCATCTCGCGGGGCGATGTGCCGGTGCTGGCTCACGGGCCGACCTTCATGGGCAATCCGCTGGCGGCCGCGGTCGCCTGCGCCTCGATCGAGCTGCTGCTCGGCCAGGACTGGTCGGCCGAGGTCAAGCGGATCGAGGCGGGGTTGCGGGAGGGGCTGGCCCCGGCAGCGGACATTCCGGGCGTGAAGGACGTACGGGTCCTCGGAGCCATCGGGGTCGTCCAGCTGGACCACGACGTGGACATGCAGGCGGCCACCGCGGCGGCCGTGCGCGAGGGCGTGTGGTTGCGGCCGTTCCGCGACCTCGTCTACACGATGCCGCCGTACGTCACAGGTGACGCGGACATCGCACGGATCGCCCGCGCGGTGTGCGCGGCAGCGCGGGAGGGCTGACATGCCGGTACTGGTGATCACGGGCACGGGCACGGAGGTCGGCAAGACGGTCACGACGGCCGCGGTCGCCGCGGCGGCGGTGGCCGCGGGCCGGTCGGTGGCGGTGCTCAAGGCCGCGCAGACGGGCGTGACGGCGGACGAACGTGGCGACGCGGCGGAGGTCGCGCGGCTCGCGGGCACGGTGACGATCGCGGAAGTCGCGCGCTATCCCGAGCCGTTGGCCCCGGCGACGGCCGCGCGCCGGGTCGGCCTTCCTCCGGTCCGGCCGCACGAGATCGCCGAGGCCGCCGCCAAACTGGCCGCCGAGCACGACCTGGTGCTGGTGGAAGGGGCGGGCGGTCTGCTCGTCCGCTTCGACGAGGCGGGCGGCACGCTCGCGGACGCGGCCGAGCTGATGGCGGCGCCGGTCCTGGTGGTGGCGTCGGCAGGCCTGGGCACGCTGAACACGACGGAGCTGACGGCGCGTGAACTGCGCGGTCGGCGGCTGGACCTGCTGGGCGTGGTGATCGGCAGCTGGCCCGAGGCACCTGATCTGGCGTCGCGTTGCAATGTGGCGGATCTGCCGGACGTGGCGGCGGCGCCGCTGCTGGGTGCGGTACCGGCCGGTGCGGGGTCGCTCGCGCCCGCCGACTTCCGTGTCGCGGCGCCGGGTTGGCTGGCACCTCGGTTGTTCGGAACCTGGGACGCGGAGGGTTTTCGGGGGCGGGCGGCGCCCTGAGCCGTGACACGGCTGCCTGCCACGAGCCCTGACATGGCCGCGGAGTGGGACGACCGGATCGCCGAGTGGGATGAGATTCGGCAGGGTTACCACCTCGGCGATGCGCCGAGCACGGTGATGGATTGCGCGAGGAGTCTCGAGGCGAGCGTGGCGGCCGGTGGTCCGGAGCGGAGAGCTGGGCCTGCCCGCACAATCTCGCCGGGTTCGCCCGCGCCTTCTCCGACCTCTAGCCGGCCGCGCCTTCGTCGCTCTCGGCGATGAGCCGCACCAGTTCGATGCGGGAGCGGATTCCCAGGCGGGTGAAGACGCCTCGCAGGTGGTGGTCGATCGTGCGGGGGCTGAGGGCGAGGCGGGCGGCGATCTCGCGGTTGGTCGCCCCCTCGGCAGCCATCCGGGCCACCAGGAGTTGCTGGGCCGTGAGGCGGGCCCTGGGGTGTCCCGTCGCCTGGGCGGCCGTCGAGGCGGGGGCGCCGAGGGCGCGCAGCTCGGTGCGGGCCTGGTCCGCGCAGTGCGGAGCGCCGAAGGAGTCGAACGCCTCCAGGGCGCTGTGCAGGCGGTCGCGTGCCTCCGTACGGTGGCGGAGCCGGCGCAGGGCGCTGCCGAACAGCAGCTCTGTGCGGGCGCGTTCGAAGTCGCGGGTGCCGTGGGAGTGCAGGTCGAGGGCTGTGCGGTAGTGGTCCACCGCCTCCTCCCCGGGTGCGAGCAGGGCGCGGCAGCGGGCGCTGAGGGCCAGGTCGTCGGGGCTGCGCACGGTGCTCGCCCAGCGGTGGTAGTCGGCGTGCGCGACGCGGGCGACCCGGGTGTCGCCGGTGCGGACGGCGGCCTCGACGTAGTGCGGGGTGGCCAGGTGACGGACGGCCCGGTGGCCGTGTCCGGGGCCGAATCCGGCCAGGGCGCGCAGTCGGGCGGCCGCGGCGGCGAAGTTGCCGCTGCTCAGGTCGAGGAAGGCGAGGGCCCACTGGGCGAGGGCGGCGGGCAGGCCCAGGCCACGGGCGAGGGCGTACGACCGTGCGGTCGCGGCACGTTCCCGGCAGACGTCCGCGTCTCCGGTGAGCGCGGCGAACATGGCTAGGGCGGCCTGCAGATGACAGGCGCCGTTGTCCTGACCTGCGGCGTGGGCCTGCCACAGGGCGTCTGTCGCAGCGGCCTCGCCGGCTCTGGGACGCCCGGTCCAGAAGTCGGCGTACACCCGGAACTCCATCGCCTGCGGCACGCTCACCGGTGTGCCCCTGGCCCGGGCGGAGGCGGCCGCGCGGACGGTCGCCGTGGCCGCGCGGGTGTGGTCGCCGAGGAGCAGCTCGGCGATCCCGGCGTGGATGAGGACGGTGGGGTCACCCCCCGGCTCGCACCGCCCGGCCGCTCCCTTCAGCAGGTCGCGCGCATCCTCGTACCGCCCGTCGAAGGCGGCCACGAGCCCGCTCAGCGTGCCCGGCGGCACGACGCCGAGCCGATCGGCGACGCGGGCGGCCTCTCGCAGGCGTCGTATGTCTCCGGTGTAGACGGCGGCTTCGGTGGCTCGGGCGAGGAGGTGGGCCGCCTGGTCGGGCGTGGGGGTGGGGGTGGATGTGCGGGTGGGGGCGACGGCTGTGGCTGACGCGGCGGGGGCGGAGACCGGCGTGAGGGTGGCGGCATACGACCGCACCGAGGCTGGGGCGGCGAGGTCGGCCGACGGTTCGGGAACCTTGCCGACGGGCGTCGTCGCGGGCCCGGGAGCGGTGCGCGCCGAGGGCCGGGGGGTCGCCGCCGTCAGCAACGCGTCGAACGCCTCCGACGCGTTCCCCGCCCGCAGGGCGAGCACCCCGGTCAGAGCGTCGTCAAAGGCGCCGGCGGTGGCCGCCAGCCTGCGCGCCCGGTCCCCGTCGCCCGACTGCCAGGCGTAGGCGGCAGCCCGGGCGACCAGGCGGGCCTGCCCGGACGGGTCGGGGCACAGCTCCGCCGCCCGTTCCGCCAGCGCACGTGCCAAGGACAACCGGCCCGCGCCACCCGCCCTGTCCGCGGCGGCGCCGAGTTCCGCCGCCAGCCGCCCGCTGGGGCCGAGCGCCCCCGCGCCCCGGTGCCAGGAACGCCACGGCGTCTCCCCCTCGCCGCTCAGCACCCGGGCCAGCAGGCGGTGGACGTCACGGCGGTCGGCCGGGGAGCCGGTCTCGTAGGCCGCGATCCGCGTCCACGCGTCGCGGAAGACCACTCCGCCCGCTCCGGCGTGCGCGACGCCGGCCGCCTCGGCGGCGTCCAGGGGCCGGGTGTCGAGGCGGGCGGCCATGACGGCGCGCAGGAAGGCGTCGGTGGGGACCGGGTACTGGTCGGCCGCGGCGAGGAGCAGCAGGAGGCGTGTGTCGTCCGGCAACGCCCTCGTCTCCGCCCGGCGTTCGCGCAGCAAGGTCGGGGCCAGCTCCGCCGGTTCCGTCGGGAGCGGGTCGACGCCCGCCGCCTGGCGGTCGGTCAGGCGCGCAACCAGTTCGGCGGCGGCGCACACATCGCCGTGCACAGCACGCAGCACCCGTACGCGGACGCCCTCGGGCAGGGCGGCGGACGGCTGGCGCCACTGGCCTGTGAGCCGCGGTGGCGAAGTGCGGTCAAGAGGCGGGGGGTTCACCGGAGTCACCACACAAATGACGTTACTGGCGAGTTAATTGAACCGTAAAGACCGGCGATTTCGCCGATGCGGCGCGCGTAGACCCGGCTCGACACTCCTGACAACCCCACACGTTTCAGGAGGCACCATGCAGCGCCACAAGCGTCGCATCGCCACGGCCCTCACGGCCTTGACCTCTTCGCTCCTTCTGTCACTGTCCCTCTCCCCCACACCCGCGCACGCCGCCACCCACGACCCCGTCGTCTTCGTGCACGGCCTGAGCAGCTCGGCAAGCAGCTGGGACGACTGGGTCGGCTACTTCAAGGCCGACGGCTACACCTCCGCCGAGCTGGACGCCTGGTCGTACGACTGGACCAAGTCGAACGCCACCACGGCCCAGCAACTCTCGACCGAGATCAAGAACGTGCTCGCCCGGACCGGCGCCTCGAAGGTGGACCTCGTCGTCCACTCCATGGGCGCTCTCAACTCCCGCTACTACCTCAAGAACCTCGGCGGGACGTCGTACGTGGACGACTTCGTCTCGACGGCCGGGGTGAACCACGGCACCTCCACCGCCTCGTGGTGTGCGTGGCTGTACGCCTCCTGCTCCGAGATGAACACCGGCAGCTCGTTCCTGAGCGCCCTGAACTCCGGCGACGAGACCCCGGGCAGCGTGTCGTACGCCAGCTACTGGTCGAACTGCGACGACGCGCTCACCCCTGACACCACCGCGATCCTCAGCGGCGCGACGAACGTCGAGGTCGGGTGCGTCTCGCACACCGACATGAACAACGACCACGGCGTGTACGAGCAGGTCAGGGACTTCATCGGCTGAGACGAGCCCGTCTGCACGACACCCACGGCGACAGCGGGGGTGCGCCGGTCCGGTACGGGGGAGAATCGGGGAGTGAGTCCCGTCCCGCCAGGGAGGTCCCCCATGGCCCTACGGTCCGCCGGCTCCGGCAAGGTGTCACGGGATGCCGTGCACCACCCGCTGTTCGCCCGCTGCTACGCCCGGATCAGTGTCAACGCCGAGACGCGGATGGGCATGGGCGACATCCGCGACCGGCTGCTGACCGGGCTGTCCGGCCGGGTGATCGAGATCGGCGCCGGCAACGGTCTGAACTTCGCCCACTATCCGAGTGCGGTCTCGGAGGTCGTCGCCATCGAACCGGAGCGCCTGCTGCGGAAGTTGGCGGTGGAGTCCGCGCTGCGCGCCGGGGTTCCGGTGGACGTGGTGCCGGGCGCGGCGGAGGCGCTGCCGGTCAAGAGCGAGGCCTTCGACGCGGTGGTGCTCTCGCTGGTGCTGTGCAGCGTGCGGGACGTGCCGCGGGCGCTCGGCGAGGTACGGCGGGTGCTGCGGCCCGGCGGCGTGGTGCGGTTCTTCGAGCACGGCCGGGGCGGCGGGCGCGCGATGCTCCTCACGCAGCGCGCGCTGGACCGGACGGTGTGGCCACTGGTGAGCGGCGGCTGCCATGTCTCGCGCGACCCGGTGGCGGCGCTGCGCGAGGCCGGGTTCGAACTCGGCCCCCACCGGCGGGTGATGATGCCGGAGAAGGGGCCGGTTCTCCCCAGTTCGTACTGCGTGCTGGGCACGGCGTGGCGGCCGGCGGAGGAGCAGCCGGGCTGATCACAGACTCCACTGGCCCAGTTCGCGCGCGATGTCCTCGACGGAGGCCTCACCGCTCTTGACCAGGCGTGCCAGATCGCGCACCTGCTCGGGTGAGGTGACGACCTTGAGGCCGCTGGCGACCAGGTAGGCGTAGGCCACCGCGGAGGCGAACAGCGCGTTGGAGCGCTCCAAGGCCGGTACGTGGATGAGTAGTTGGAGCAGGGCTGCGGCGCGGGTCTGCGGGCTGTCGTAGACGGGGACGTCGAAGATCTCCGCCTGATGGCGGGCGACGGCGGCGACGAGAGCACCCCAGTCGGTGACCTGAGGGTCCCCCGGTGTCCTCTTCTCGGCGAGCATCAGCAGCCAGGCAAGGTCGATGTTCAGATTGCTCAACGGATCAGCGACGACCTTCGCGCTCCGCGCCGAACTCCTCGGCGAAGACGGACTCGTACTGCTTCATGAAGTCGGCGGCGGCGTCCACGAACGTATGACCGACCTCCCCGGTGTCCTTTCTGACCAGTTCCTCGATGTAGCGGTTGACGCTCATACCCTGGGCCAGGGCGCGTTCGCGGGCGGCGCGGGCCGTGCCCTCGTCGACTCTCACGTTCAACTGGGTCTTCGCCATACTTCGAAGCTAGCGCGCCGGTGCTAGCACCGGCAAGGGGTCCCCGGGGATGGAGGATGCCCCTTACATCGAAATCAGGGGCCCGACCTGGGGCGGAGACGGACCGGGACCTTGGGGGGATACCCGGTGTGCGGTGGATCACATTAGGCTCGGCGGGGCGAGAGTCCGTGACGTCCGCGAGGAGGCGGCCTTGTCCACAGCAGCTGCGGAGCACGCCCCGAGCCCCGCGTCGGCCGACGGGATCGCGGCCCGCGCCCGCGGCCTGACCAAGGCGTACGGCTCGGGCGAGACGACGGTGCTCGCCCTCGACGCGGTGGACGTGGACATCGCGCGCGGCCGCTTCACTGCGGTCATGGGCCCGTCGGGTTCCGGGAAGTCCACGCTGATGCACTGCCTGGCGGGCCTCGACGACGCATCGGCGGGACAGGTATGGCTGGGCGACACCGAGATCACCGGGCTGAAGGACCGCGAGCTGGCCCGGCTGCGGCGGGACCGGATCGGGTTCATGTTCCAGTCGTTCAACCTCATCCCGACCCTGAACGCGGCCGAGAACATCACCCTGCCCATGGACATCGCGGGCAAGAAGCCCGACAAGAAGTGGCTGGACCAGGTCATCGACACGCTGGGACTGCGGGACCGCCTGGGTCACCGGCCCTCGCAGCTCTCCGGCGGCCAGCAGCAGCGCGTCGCCTGTGCCCGCGCGCTGGCCTCCCGGCCCGAGCTGATCTTCGCGGACGAGCCGACCGGCAATCTCGACTCGCGGGCCGGGCTCGAGGTGCTCGGCTTCCTGCGGGAGGCCGTGGACCAGCTGGGGCAGACCGTCGTCATGGTCACCCACGACCCGGGCGCCGCCGCCCACTCCGACCTGGTGCTCTTCCTGGGGGACGGCCGGATCGTGGACGAGATGGAGCGGCCGACGGCGGAGGCCGTACTGGAACGCATGCGCCTCTTTGCCGGCGGGAACCCCCAGCCCCCCGCCGAGGAGCGCTGACCCCGTGCTCAAGGCCACCCTCCGCAGCTTCCTCGCCCACAAGGGGCGGCTGCTGCTCTCCGCCCTGGCGGTGATCCTGTCCGTGGCGTTCGTCGCGGGCAGCCTGATCTTCTCGGACACCGTCAGCCGCACCTTCGACCGGCTCTTCGCCTCGACCGCCGCCGACGTCACCGTCACCCCGAGGGAGACCCTCGACGAGACCGTACCCTCCGGGCAGACTCTGACCCTGCCGGCCTCGCTCGCCGACCGCCTCGCCCGCGTCCAGGGCGTCGCCGCGGCCCGCGCGGAAGTGGACGTGGAGGGCCTCACCGTCGCCGACGAGAACCGAGAGTCGGTGGGCCCGACCACTGGCGCGCCCACGATCGGCACGGCCTGGAACCCGACCGAGCGCAGCCCCGTGGAGCTCACCTCCGGCCACGCCCCCGAGGGCGACTCGCAGGTGCTGATCGACGCGGACACCGCCGACAGCAAGGACGTACGGATCGGCGACCGCCTCACGGTCATCGGGCAGGAGGGCTCCCTCCCGGTCGAGGTCGTCGGCATCGCCACCTTCACCACCACCAACCCCGGTGCCGCACTGGTCTTCTTCGACCCCGCGACCGCACAGACGAAGCTGCTGGGCGACTCGAAGGCGGCCACCGGCATCTCGGTCGACGCGGCCGAGGGCGTCAGCGACACGGAGCTCAAGCGGCGCGTGGCCGACGCGCTCGGCACCGACACCGGCGCCTACGAGCTGCGCACGGCCGACGAGCAGGCCGAGTCGGACGTCGAACAGCTGGGCGGGTTCCTCGACATCATCAAGTACGTCATGCTCGGCTTCGCCGGGATCGCCGTTCTGGTGGGCGTGTTCCTGATCGTCAACACGTTCTCGATGCTGATCGCCCAGCGCACCCGCGAGCTGGGCCTGCTGCGGGCGCTCGGCGCGGACCGGCGTCAGGTGCGGCGCTCGGTCCTCACCGAGGCGCTGCTGCTCGGACTCGTCGGCTCGACGGCGGGCCTCGCGGCCGGCGTCGGGCTGGCCGTCGGACTCATCGAACTGATGGGTCTGATGGGCATGAACATCAGGACGACCGAGATGGTCATCGGATGGGGAACGCCGGTGACCGCGTACGGCGTCGGCCTGGGCGTCACCTTCGTCGCCGCCTACCTCCCGGCCCGGCGGGCATCGGGCGTCTCGCCGATGGCGGCCCTCGCGGACGCCGAGATCGCCGAGATCGGGCGGCCGCTGCGGCTGCGCGCGGTGCTGGGCTCGGTGGTCGGGGCGGCCGGTGCGGCGGCGCTGGTGGGCTGTGCCGTGTCGTCCCGGACGTCGTCGGCGGCGTCCCTGCTGGGGCTCGGTGTCCTGCTGACCCTCGTCGCAACCGTGATCGCGGGACCGCTGCTCGTCCGGCCCGTGATCCGGGTCCTGGGCGGGGCCTTCCCCGCGCTGTTCGGCTCCATCGGCCGGATGAGCCAGCGCAACGCCCTGCGCAATCCGCGCCGTACCGGGGCCACGGCGGCCGCCCTGATGGTGGGCCTCGCGCTGGTCGGCGGGATGTCGGTGGCGAGCGCCTCGATGACCGAGTCGTTCGACCAGCAGATCGACAAGACGCTGGGCGCCGACTTCGTGGTGCAGAACAGCAACTTCGTGCCGTTCCCACGGGAGATCACCGACAGGATCCGCGACACCGAGGGCGCGGGGCTCGTCGTACGCTCGCAGTTCACCACCATCGCCGTACGCCTCCCGGACGGCGACCGCGTGAAGACGACCGCCGCGGGATACGAACCCGAGCTCGACCAGGTCGCGAACATCACCTACGCGCAGGGCGACAGCGCCGCCGCGCTCGCGGACGGGCGCCTCGCCATGGACAAGGACTTCGCCGAGGACCACGGCGTACGCGTGGGCAGCACCCTCCCCGTCGAGTTCCGGGGAGGCCGACTGGCCGAGCTGACGGTGGGCGCGTTGACCGACCAGGAGTCCGCCGAGGGGTTCGGCGCGCAGGGCGGGATCTACTTCGGCCTGGGCACGCTGGAGAAGTACGCGCCGGGCGGGCAGGACGCGGCCGTGTACGTCAACGCCGCGTCCGGCACGAGCGCGGACGACCTGCGGGCCGTCCTGGAGGAGACACTCGATCCCTATCCCCAGGTTCAGGTCCGGGACATCGCCGACTACAAGCA contains the following coding sequences:
- a CDS encoding ABC transporter permease; amino-acid sequence: MLKATLRSFLAHKGRLLLSALAVILSVAFVAGSLIFSDTVSRTFDRLFASTAADVTVTPRETLDETVPSGQTLTLPASLADRLARVQGVAAARAEVDVEGLTVADENRESVGPTTGAPTIGTAWNPTERSPVELTSGHAPEGDSQVLIDADTADSKDVRIGDRLTVIGQEGSLPVEVVGIATFTTTNPGAALVFFDPATAQTKLLGDSKAATGISVDAAEGVSDTELKRRVADALGTDTGAYELRTADEQAESDVEQLGGFLDIIKYVMLGFAGIAVLVGVFLIVNTFSMLIAQRTRELGLLRALGADRRQVRRSVLTEALLLGLVGSTAGLAAGVGLAVGLIELMGLMGMNIRTTEMVIGWGTPVTAYGVGLGVTFVAAYLPARRASGVSPMAALADAEIAEIGRPLRLRAVLGSVVGAAGAAALVGCAVSSRTSSAASLLGLGVLLTLVATVIAGPLLVRPVIRVLGGAFPALFGSIGRMSQRNALRNPRRTGATAAALMVGLALVGGMSVASASMTESFDQQIDKTLGADFVVQNSNFVPFPREITDRIRDTEGAGLVVRSQFTTIAVRLPDGDRVKTTAAGYEPELDQVANITYAQGDSAAALADGRLAMDKDFAEDHGVRVGSTLPVEFRGGRLAELTVGALTDQESAEGFGAQGGIYFGLGTLEKYAPGGQDAAVYVNAASGTSADDLRAVLEETLDPYPQVQVRDIADYKQLVHDQIAVLLYLVYALLGLAIVIAVLGVVNTLALSVVERTREIGLLRAIGLARRQLRRMIRLESVVIAVFGAVLGLALGLVWGVCTQQVLALQGMTALAIPWGTIVAVVIGSAVVGIVAALLPALRASRMNVLAAIAHE